A genomic region of Pseudochaenichthys georgianus chromosome 12, fPseGeo1.2, whole genome shotgun sequence contains the following coding sequences:
- the urm1 gene encoding ubiquitin-related modifier 1 — translation MAAPVVIHLEFGGGAELLFNGVKDHHVTLPSQPDPCEYHLSVSE, via the exons ATGGCAGCGCCCGTTGTTATTCACCTGGAGTTTGG GGGTGGAGCAGAGCTGCTTTTCAATGGTGTGAAGGATCATCATGTGACTCTTCCAAGCCAACCTGATCCTTGTGAGTACCACCTGTCTGTGTCAGAATAA
- the LOC117456200 gene encoding SH2 domain-containing protein 3C-like, with amino-acid sequence MTERCSLWSALSAAACCFYRGSLMQVQFSKEKYLLESPPEKLRKELEEELKLSAADIRSHGWYHGHIPREVAASLIIRNGDFLVRDSLTSVGDYVLTCRWDNEVLHFKISKVLVKSSETKVQYMLESDSFDSVQELVRFYIGQRKPVSESSGVHIYCPVSRTLPLRYLEATFALAMSKQGTAYSPSSQRGAYIKRRSVTMTDGLTTEKMIPHSPSTIHHHKDAMRNCAMSMDQIQEYRCPLSPVGETPLSPAYSAITRQRAHSGGRALAVIPPSPVMRRSSDPQLSPSANDNPADHPAHTSHSAHSTPAHHPSYQSHSSDTAGSYCDLRPCPAGPPKPPTKGYVERLRVEEGRGDGAREEGEGMFSAPQVETTSSFRPSRYESCLLPAENKPLEMSVLKKVKELLAEVDARTAAKHITMADCMVARILGVSSDMQRMMGVSSGLELLTLPHGHQLRLDLLERFYTMSIMMAVDLLGCTGSTEERAALLHKTIQLAAELKSNLGNMFGFAAVMRALELPQISRLEQTWVTLRQRHTEGAILYEKKLKPFMKNMNDGKESNALANTTLPHIIPVLSLLERGMAVGDALEPWESAEVGVDVVMYHLEAARTIAHHGGIYRTNSETKLQGFQERAEIHDIFQTEFQMRLLWGSRGSEGSQSERYEKFDKVLTALSYKLEPAVRHSEL; translated from the exons TTCTCCAAGGAGAAGTATCTCCTGGAGTCTCCTCCTGAGAAACTTCgtaaggagctggaggaggagctGAAACTGAGTGCTGCAGACATCAGGAGCCATGGCTGGTACCATGGACACATACCAAGAGAG GTGGCAGCGTCTCTGATTATCCGTAATGGAGATTTCCTTGTGCGTGACTCTCTGACCAGTGTGGGTGACTACGTACTGACCTGTCGATGGGATAATGAGGTGCTGCACTTCAAGATCAGCAAAGTCCTGGTCAAATCCAGTGAGACTAAG GTGCAGTATATGTTAGAGTCTGACAGCTTCGACTCGGTCCAGGAGCTTGTGCGGTTTTATATTGGCCAGCGCAAACCGGTCTCAGAGTCCAGCGGAGTCCACATCTACTGTCCGGTCAGCAGGACTCTCCCTCTGCGCTACCTGGAGGCCACCTTCGCACTGGCCATGAGCAAACAAGGCACAGCCTACTCCCCGTCCAGCCAGAGGGGGGCGTACATTAAGAGACGGAGCGTCACCATGACCGATGGGCTGACGACGGAGAAAATGATACCCCACAG CCCTTCAACAATCCACCACCATAAAGACGCAATGAGGAACTGTGCGATGAGCATGGACCAGATTCAGGAGTACCGCTGCCCCCTGTCACCTGTTGGGGAAACCCCCTTGTCTCCTGCATATAGTGCTA TCACCAGGCAGAGAGCCCACTCAGGCGGACGCGCCCTGGCCGTCATCCCCCCCTCCCCCGTGATGCGGCGCTCCAGCGACCCTCAGCTCAGCCCCTCAGCCAATGACAACCCTGCAGACCACCCCGCGCATACCTCTCACTCTGCACACTCCACGCCTGCTCATCATCCCAGCTACCAATCACATTCCTCAGACACAGCGGGGAGCTACTGTGACCTCAGACCTTGCCCCGCCGGCCCCCCTAAACCCCCGACCAAGGGCTATGTGGAGCGATTGCGAGTGGAAGAAGGGAGGGGGGACGGAGCGAGGGAGGAAGGAGAGGGGATGTTCAGCGCCCCGCAGGTGGAGACAACGTCCTCGTTCAGGCCATCCAG GTACGAGTCTTGTCTCTTGCCAGCTGAGAATAAGCCTCTGGAGATGTCGGTGCTGAAGAAAGTCAAAGAGCTGCTGGCTGAGGTTGATGCAAGGACCGCAGCTAAACACATCACCATGGCGGACTGCATG GTGGCTAGAATATTAGGCGTATCCTCAGACATGCAAAGGATGATGGGAGTGTCCTCAGGGTTGGAGTTACTGACACTTCCACATGGACACCAGCTAAGACTTGACCTACTGGAGAG GTTTTACACCATGTCTATCATGATGGCAGTGGACCTGCTCGGCTGCACAGGAAGCACAGAGGAGAGGGCGGCCCTGCTCCACAAAACCATCCAATTAGCAGCAGAGTTGAAAAGCAACCTGGGCAACATGTTTGGCTTTGCCGCTGTGATGAGAGCCCTGGAGCTGCCGCAG ATTTCCCGTCTTGAGCAGACATGGGTGACATTACgccagagacacacagagggcgctattctttatgaaaagaaACTCAAACCTTTCATGAAGAATATGAACGATGGCAAAG AGTCGAACGCCCTGGCCAACACTACCCTCCCCCACATCATTCCTGTCCTGTCCTTATTGGAGAGAGGCATGGCTGTAGGGGATGCGCTGGAGCCCTGGGAGAGTGCAGAGGTGGGGGTAGACGTTGTCATGTACCACCTAGAAGCAGCTCGTACCATCGCACATCACGGGGGGATCTATAGAACCAACAGTGAGACCAAACTGCAGG GATTCCAAGAGCGAGCAGAAATCCACGATATCTTCCAGACAGAGTTTCAGATGCGTCTCCTTTGGGGCAGCCGCGGCTCCGAGGGCAGCCAATCAGAGCGCTACGAGAAGTTCGACAAGGTCCTCACTGCGCTCTCATACAAGCTGGAGCCTGCTGTGCGCCACAGCGAGCTATAG